A portion of the Paenibacillus hamazuiensis genome contains these proteins:
- a CDS encoding SDR family oxidoreductase produces the protein MKLQNKVAIVTGAASGVGKAIAELFAKEGAKVVIADLNGDAISAAVNEINQAGGTAEGIVANVTKEDEVQAMVDKAVDAFGTVDILVNNAGIMDGFRLIETIQDDLWERVLAVNLTGPMRAIRKTIPLMLAKGQGVIVNIASAAGISGGKGGVAYTSAKHGLVGLTKNVGYMYAKSGIRCNAIAPGGVKTNIALNNIDMDGMQVFQEGAGTQRSEPVDPLQIATVALFLASDDSRFVNGAVIAADGGWTAY, from the coding sequence ATGAAGCTGCAAAATAAAGTCGCGATCGTAACGGGAGCGGCATCTGGCGTAGGCAAAGCAATCGCAGAATTGTTTGCGAAGGAGGGAGCCAAGGTCGTCATCGCAGATCTTAATGGAGATGCAATCTCGGCGGCAGTGAATGAGATCAATCAAGCCGGCGGAACCGCGGAAGGCATTGTTGCGAACGTCACGAAAGAAGATGAGGTACAGGCAATGGTGGATAAAGCGGTTGATGCATTCGGAACCGTCGATATCCTCGTAAATAACGCCGGTATCATGGACGGGTTCAGGCTCATTGAGACGATTCAGGACGATCTCTGGGAGCGGGTACTGGCGGTCAACCTGACCGGCCCAATGCGTGCCATACGCAAAACCATTCCTTTGATGTTGGCTAAAGGCCAAGGCGTGATCGTGAACATCGCTTCGGCCGCTGGCATAAGCGGCGGCAAGGGCGGCGTCGCTTATACTTCCGCCAAGCATGGTCTCGTTGGCTTGACCAAAAATGTCGGCTACATGTATGCCAAGTCCGGCATCCGCTGCAACGCGATTGCGCCCGGTGGCGTCAAAACCAATATTGCCTTAAACAATATCGACATGGACGGGATGCAGGTGTTCCAGGAAGGAGCGGGAACTCAGCGGAGCGAGCCGGTCGATCCGCTACAAATTGCGACCGTCGCCCTCTT